The Henningerozyma blattae CBS 6284 chromosome 6, complete genome genomic interval TGAAATCTCTATATCCTTCAACCTTcaaacttttaaataattatgaCAATTAcggattattattttctaatttgaaAAGGGTATCAGATGCCGGAAATAGGATTAAATACTTAGAGCCATTATGCAATATACTTTTACAATGCCTAAATTCTAAGTCAAATACAGATAATTCGTTTCCTTTGCCATTTAAGTATCCATTACTATACGCTTTACGTGAATTACTTTTATCTGATTATATCACGTTGGTTCTAAGATCAAACATTTCTAAGGATCCAGGaaactttaataatttaatggACACACTAAagtactattattatttatttgaagataaaaaCTCCGGATTAAAACCAGATATTCTTAAcaagattattaaattgttaGCAATTGCAAACTTTAAACCTGCCTCTAGCCATTACAAATTTGTCAttgattttattcaattactATATACCAGCAAATTTAAACCACGATCATCATATTGGACTACATTATCCACCAATCTTCTAGGTAAGGATACCTATTATAAAGAAATGGCAAATTTTCATAGTTCGAAGACAGCTACCGAAGCAAAGTCGAATGATATTATACACAATGTTGAAGATACAACTTCAAAGGAAGATTTAAATGAGGCTCATAATGGAAATGTTAGAGAAACAAAAGCTTTGTAAATAAACTTGATAACATCATCTATAGCTTATGTATATTAATCTTCATgtaaatatcaaatataaaaagttcataatatttcttaattttgTGATACTCTATTACAAACAATACCAATTAGTTCAATATTTAAcagtttaatttttaaaattgttcGCTTATAAAAACACATATAAGCTCTCGTATTTACTCTATATTGGAGTAAAAtaggaaaaaaaactattcaAAACTATATTGTATATAATAAGgttttcttgaattttcaagaaaaaGAGCCTTGTTGGCGCAATCGGTAGCGCGTGTGACTCTTAATCACAAGGTTAGGGGTTCGATCCCCCTACAGggcttttctttttttatcataaaaattataattacgTGACTATGGCAGAGGcaatagttttatttttttgctgCCCTTAATggtatatatttttgctGCTAGTTTAATACTAACTGTTCATTAAACTATATACCGGTACCTATGAAAGTTAaatatgatattattacgtTCCGATTTGATcacaatatattttcatctttttttatatcttgtcctttttgtttttctgtTCCTTATATCTTTGTTCTACCTTAATCCTCTGGGTTATttcttttagctttagattcttaaatagaatttatgttcatgattcaCTTACTTATTGATTCACAAGCCCATTTCGTTATCACGTGCCATCTACGTATAAACGTGACTAGCGTGAGCGCTACGTGACAGCAAATTTCTTGTTTCTCTATTGTAAAGATCAATGAGTATCATATATcttagaatttaaaatgacAGAAACACAAAGAAAACATGTGTcaagattttaaattatttaccTTCGTACcaataagaaataaaatttagtTAAGTGCTTAATAATCGCCAATCACAGCATTTTATTGTATGAAATTTAATGGTATatacaaagaaaaaactccttaaaaatatcaagtAGTTAATATTCCCcttgatttttttatttctttattcaACCTATACTTGACACCAATGAGTTCCATTGTACATACCACCGTTTGacttaaaaataatacaattttttcaaaactaACCGTCATGGATATAGAACAAAAATCTAGAAACCCTAGATATTTTATgccaaaagaaaaatatgatgACGGGTATCGAAAGCAAACTGTCAATAACGAAGAATTTTACGGTAGTTTCTCTCTTTCATGCTAACTTGTACCAAAGCGTTGTCCTACGGAGATCTTACGGAGATCTTGAAAACTACGGCATTAAAAAAACctaaaattaaaggaaATAATACCTAACATAGGAACTCCGTAGAACATTAATCTAGAACTTAATacgaattttttaaagtaaatcataatgtaatatttttacaattcttaaatattaattaggCAAGGTATGATTATTTCATACTAAATTGCATTCCTTAAAATTTTGGCTTTTgagaacaagaaaaaatatgaaaaaaaaaggtagGCTTTTAGAAGaggatatttttaaaaattcgaTTAGGttatatttgattattaCATGCTTATCGGGTAGAAATCAAAACTGAGTAggtttaaaaattatattctccaatttatttttaaattaaatttaaaaatataaactaATTTTAGTTAATTAACTTAAATAGAAGATGATTACATGGAATTTGTGAGTAAAAATGTTTATAATGATTAGTATAAAATTACATATATTGTACAATGTAATTCGTCTATTTAGAGTCCCCACTTAAatgaaaagagaaaaagcaaaaaaaggCAAAATCGAACCAAACATGCACAGGTGTTTGCTTATTTACAAAGTTTAATATTCATACCATTAGGTAAGTGATCACTTTCTTTTCACTTGTTTTCCGGATATAACTTTATAAGCTACGGTCACCATAGAACTGAACCAAATAGCATTTAATACATCTAATATCAAATTACCTCCTACAATGATATATGTATCAATTGGTTTGAAGTTTGGATGATTTCTAACTTGATAGAAATCCCAACAAAGAGCACCAATTTGATACCAGCCCCAAACAATTCGGCCAATGAAAAAAGTaatcaacaataataaactaTTAGCAATACGAGTCCATTTGATGAGCTTGCTAGTATCCTttggaatatatttattcataaACCAACGGATATTCAAGGCAGgatttgataattcaaatatcaaaaacACTGGAGCATAGAATTGCAGATATGGCCTTAATCCAATGAAATAAACAATTGTTGATACAACACCATGCAATACAAAAGGCAACCCACTATAACAAAACGAAATGTACGCATCCCATATGAAATAGCCCAGGGCATAAATGCAAATAATTTCTGTATTTCTATGACTATCCATAATACGAGCTTCAGCACTAGGATAAATTGTAGAGTTATTTTGTTCCGGATCCTTTATAAAGTTTATTGATAGGTATAAAACAACAATACtttgaataaatgaaaCTAAATGAACTGAAGATTGGGCAGCCAGGTTTTTTCTCCCTTTACCCTTTGGTCTGTTAAAGTAGCTGACCATAGGAGGgaaaattatatatgtaCCGATTACAAAAcataaatgataaaataatgaaatataaacGATCGAATgcaaattattcaaaatagcAGTCGATTCTACAATGTTACTTTCACGCAATGGATCAacaacaaattttttaataatttgagtTTCTGGAAGATTGACCAAATAATCGATAAACCAAGCCAACttgttcatttttttttaaaaaaagatatttcaaTAGTTGTGTGAGAGCCTATTAATAGTCGTTTGAATATCacttgttttttttctttttttgaaagTGACCTTTGCTCCTAAAATGCTGAAAactaaaacaaaaagacaaaaaaacGACTGATTCGCTTGTAACCCTTGTTGTAAAGTAGTTGAGGAAGTTGGGTGAAGTaccaagaattaaataatttgttaACACGTAATCTGAAAGAAAATGTGTGCTGTGAAAAATTGCGAAGCTTGTGTGGCCTTGGCATAAATTCCACCGATATACAAACacatttttcataattacTAAACAATAATTAAACAACACTTCGCGACAGTCCGAAGAAGACCAGAGAAAAGACGTAGACGGTTTCGCGTGACAAACAGGAAACAAACGAATCAAGAATGGAAGGAAAACATGATATGTGCCATATATTATAGCGTCACAATTTGGTTCAGGGTATGTATCAAATAACTTGGAGGTCTATGATTAATTGGTTCATTACATTAAGTTATATATATCCaaatctatatatataaactgTGGAGGGGATTATTACAGAGAAAAGTGAAAGGGCATATATgcaaatataaagaaaagtATCTAAACAATCGGAATTTCCTTATGTCAGTTAGAAACGTCCAAAGTGCAAACTGTAAAGACGTATTGAATACAGAGTACTTAAGTTAAAATAAACAACATCACATGAGGGAAGCTATTCTCCCTTATTGGTACACTTATTTACCTCTGCAGCATCTTCATCAGCTAAGATTAACGCAGCTctaatcaattgaattatattgGTGACTTGCTTGAAAATGAAACCTGGAGTACTAATAATTAAACATACGTAACCAATTGTGTAATAACGGCGAAAGGCCATCAAGTACAAAGCACAGTACCACATTTCATGTAAGAAACAAATGATGAATAAGAATTTTCTGTTGGTGTAATAAAGATGTAAAAGTTTACTGCTTTCGGCTGAGACATTCTTATGAGAATTCTCACCTGCACTTAATGTTGCATACATGTGCATATAATGACTGGAAATGTCGATACCCAATAAGACTTGTAATGGAACACACATAGATGGCCAGACTTTACACAAAAAACAGATTAAACCAGCGGTTGTGGAACGATCAGTAACCATATCTAGAACTGCACCAAGACGACTAGTTTGGTTATATTTACGTGCCATTGTTCCATCCACAGCATCTAGAAGACAGGAAGCGGTATAAGCGAACCAGGTAATCTCCACAGAAATTGGCATAGTTATAAAAGAGATAATGGCTAAAATAACTCTTGAATAACCGATTTTATTTGGAATGTACCATAAAATATCACGGGAGGTGATAGGGACATGCTTGATTGGTTGGTTGGTAGTGGTACTCATAATTGCGTAAAACAACTGCTGGAAAAAGTTGTTAATATCCTTTTTAAGGGTGTTTTAAACTATTgaacgaaaaaaaaataagattCTAAGTAGTCCTTAATAATCATTTACATTAAATCACTGAAACTTTTTCTTAATCAGACACATTTTACGCATTTTCTCAAATTTCACTCCTGTTCGTGAACTAAGCCgaataaaaacaataacaacGTGACGTAAAAGTGAATTCAATAGATTTAAAAAGCAGTACTGAAAGTTTGTTAAATTTGCAATCaatgttaataatatttaatgcTATCCCCAACCAATGCTTGCAAATTGTAAAGTTCTgtttatttctaatttataGGTAATTGATTATCATGGAAATTTTTTGAGGTAAATAATTGCTCAGATATCTTACCAAGATTATTCTGATACCTTAAAGTTATGCAAGAATAATTGTTACTTATCCAATAGccttttttttagattacattcaattattttgatgaagattttCTATACTATTTCATTTTCCAGTTCTCTCTTGTATacataaaataatattcgtTATTTCCGCGgaattttctattattagGAATATAAAGCTTCCGAAGTtaatgaaatgaaaaatttagaattctTGTATTAAAGCATCTATAAGTCAATAATAGTACGAATGTGAATAAAAACTTAGAAGTTAAAATAACAGAGTATCTTGAGTAGCTATGTCTTTTTTAGAAGCGAAAATTGGTATCTTATCCCATGTCGATGGTTCTTCTCAGCTAACTTCTCAATCAACTAACGTCATCTGCGGTGTCACTGGCCCAATTGAGCCAAAGCCAAGACAAGAACTACCAAATGAATTAGCTTTAGAAATTATTGTTCGTCCTGCTACTGGGGTTTCAAATAcaagagaaaaattattagaagataGGCTTCGTGGTGTTCTGACTCCAATTATCAATAGAAATTTATATCCAAGACAGTTATGCCAAATCACATGTCAAATATTAGATTCTGGTGAAAGtgatgaatattttagCCAAAAAGAATTAGCATGCTGtattaattcatctttCTTAGCTCTTATAGATGCAGGGATCGCGTTGAATTCTACAGTTGCAAGTATTGTATTAGCAATAATGAATGATGCTGAAGAAACTATTGTAACAAATCCTACTAATGAGCAATTATTAGAATCCAAATCAGTTCATATATTAGCCTTAGAAATTGTCAAcgaatcaaaattaattaaaaatgtctTATTATTGGATAGTTTGGGTGATTTCACTGAAACCCAATTGTTCAAAATTCTCGAAATTGGTGAGAAAAGTTGTGTAGATATTTCTATTagtttaagaaaaataattcaagaCAGAGTAGAACAATCAATTATAcgataaataaataaaagagaCATAATATATCTTGAGTATTGTTCCTTTCTCTGTATAGTagcattttcattaattttattttcattaaaagaaataaatttttataacaTATGTATAATAAgtaatcaatttttcaatataattcaaaaatattttaattgattttttaataattattttcaattcgttaaaacaaaaaaaatctatctagagataataatataaatatatgcTTACAGGTATATATgagaaaatttattcagaaaattaaaatacaatattGTGTTAAtctataatttcaatttttttaaattttcaattgtagCTTCTAAACCTTCAATTTCAGCAATTGTGTTTTCCAATTTAGTTTTATTGGCTTCTTGTGCTTGTGCATTAGCCTTCTTTTCATAATCTTTACTAGACATGGTCTTTTCAATAGATTGCTTTGATTTCAAagatttttctaattttttttcgacTTTAGTAATTTCAGCATCGATATCAATTTGACCCTTAACCAAGA includes:
- the RRP46 gene encoding exosome non-catalytic core subunit RRP46 (similar to Saccharomyces cerevisiae RRP46 (YGR095C); ancestral locus Anc_3.434); this translates as MSFLEAKIGILSHVDGSSQLTSQSTNVICGVTGPIEPKPRQELPNELALEIIVRPATGVSNTREKLLEDRLRGVLTPIINRNLYPRQLCQITCQILDSGESDEYFSQKELACCINSSFLALIDAGIALNSTVASIVLAIMNDAEETIVTNPTNEQLLESKSVHILALEIVNESKLIKNVLLLDSLGDFTETQLFKILEIGEKSCVDISISLRKIIQDRVEQSIIR
- the ALE2 gene encoding Ale2p (similar to Saccharomyces cerevisiae YPR114W; ancestral locus Anc_3.437), with translation MNKLAWFIDYLVNLPETQIIKKFVVDPLRESNIVESTAILNNLHSIVYISLFYHLCFVIGTYIIFPPMVSYFNRPKGKGRKNLAAQSSVHLVSFIQSIVVLYLSINFIKDPEQNNSTIYPSAEARIMDSHRNTEIICIYALGYFIWDAYISFCYSGLPFVLHGVVSTIVYFIGLRPYLQFYAPVFLIFELSNPALNIRWFMNKYIPKDTSKLIKWTRIANSLLLLITFFIGRIVWGWYQIGALCWDFYQVRNHPNFKPIDTYIIVGGNLILDVLNAIWFSSMVTVAYKVISGKQVKRK
- the PIS1 gene encoding CDP-diacylglycerol--inositol 3-phosphatidyltransferase (similar to Saccharomyces cerevisiae PIS1 (YPR113W); ancestral locus Anc_3.436), encoding MSTTTNQPIKHVPITSRDILWYIPNKIGYSRVILAIISFITMPISVEITWFAYTASCLLDAVDGTMARKYNQTSRLGAVLDMVTDRSTTAGLICFLCKVWPSMCVPLQVLLGIDISSHYMHMYATLSAGENSHKNVSAESSKLLHLYYTNRKFLFIICFLHEMWYCALYLMAFRRYYTIGYVCLIISTPGFIFKQVTNIIQLIRAALILADEDAAEVNKCTNKGE